A genomic window from Brassica oleracea var. oleracea cultivar TO1000 chromosome C8, BOL, whole genome shotgun sequence includes:
- the LOC106310287 gene encoding uncharacterized protein LOC106310287 — protein MISVVIITALLVEYTAALAKLTAGIIPRRQGDSNVVRVGGFVLPCPSPSSTIRSSPIPDFSSHLVDF, from the coding sequence ATGATCTCCGTCGTAATCATCACTGCTCTACTAGTGGAGTACACAGCAGCTCTCGCAAAACTCACCGCAGGGATTATTCCGAGACGGCAAGGAGACAGCAACGTCGTACGAGTTGGTGGTTTCGTCTTGCCTTGTCCTTCTCCGTCCAGTACTATTCGGTCGTCACCGATACCTGACTTTTCTTCTCATCTTGTAGATTTCTGA
- the LOC106310416 gene encoding uncharacterized protein LOC106310416 translates to MSSLFLTSNINKFNTQSRELTRLLDHSSPEKLHSATSSIMISVVIIAELLVEYTTALAKLTADILPRREGDGNFIRIGNFSMYCPPRSSPVPDFSSHLVDF, encoded by the coding sequence ATGAGTTCCCTCTTTCTCACAAGTAATATCAATAAATTCAACACTCAAAGTAGAGAACTCACAAGACTGCTAGATCATTCTTCTCCAGAGAAACTTCATTCTGCAACTTCATCGATCATGATCTCTGTTGTAATCATCGCTGAGCTACTAGTGGAGTACACGACAGCTCTCGCTAAACTCACCGCTGATATTCTTCCGAGGCGGGAAGGCGACGGAAACTTCATACGGATTGGCAATTTCTCAATGTATTGTCCTCCTAGATCCTCGCCCGTTCCAGATTTCTCTTCGCATCTCGTCGATTTCTGA